The following are encoded in a window of Ignavibacteriales bacterium genomic DNA:
- a CDS encoding S41 family peptidase has protein sequence MKNISKHLPYIIVGLLLGLFIGLKLSDVVSFSESKKQLKKISDVMEFTEDYYVDKVDSKKLTEDAIKGMFSGLDPHTVYISAKDQTAEEESFRGNFEGIGVEFQIVNDTITVVSPITNGPSEMVGIISGDRIVKIDGKSSIGWKNEDVIKKLRGSKGTNVDLTIFRPSSKLVTTFKVTRDKINLFSVDASLMYDNETGYINLTRFSETTTEEMVNALQDLTSKGMKRLVLDLRNNPGGYEVQASNVADLFIDGNKMIVYNKGRSKQSSEEYHAGRSYPYEKIPLIILVNRGSASASEIVSGAVQDWDRGLIVGETTFGKGLVQTPIQLKDGSAVRITIAKYFTPSGRQIQRDYKDKNKYYEEVMDRQETEGDNVDHKTEKDSTKPKFKTKNGRTVYGGGGITPDYIVEPGTVSNYSAELRKNNVYYQFVRKFLDKDGTVLREKYSSDLRKFENEFQISNEQMQSFVKYAESLKVKYDAKGYEEDKENIRQRLKAFIARDLFKNNGWYLTLLKSDHQFQKAASLFDEAEKLSGFSK, from the coding sequence ATGAAAAATATAAGTAAGCATCTTCCGTACATAATTGTTGGATTGCTTTTAGGTTTATTTATCGGTTTGAAACTGAGCGATGTCGTTTCATTTTCTGAAAGTAAAAAGCAGCTAAAGAAGATCAGCGATGTAATGGAATTCACTGAAGATTATTATGTAGATAAAGTTGATTCGAAAAAATTAACGGAAGATGCAATTAAAGGAATGTTCAGCGGTTTAGATCCGCACACAGTTTATATCTCTGCAAAAGATCAAACTGCCGAAGAAGAATCTTTCAGAGGAAATTTTGAGGGAATCGGTGTTGAGTTTCAAATTGTAAATGATACGATCACTGTTGTATCACCAATTACAAACGGACCGAGTGAAATGGTAGGAATTATTTCAGGCGATCGTATTGTTAAGATAGATGGTAAAAGTAGTATCGGCTGGAAAAACGAAGATGTAATAAAAAAATTACGCGGCAGTAAAGGAACAAATGTGGATCTGACTATTTTCAGACCAAGTTCGAAATTAGTAACAACATTTAAAGTTACACGTGATAAAATAAATTTATTTTCTGTTGATGCTTCATTAATGTATGATAACGAAACGGGTTATATAAATCTTACACGCTTTTCAGAAACAACAACTGAAGAGATGGTAAATGCGCTCCAGGATCTTACATCAAAAGGAATGAAGAGATTAGTGCTCGATCTTAGGAATAATCCCGGCGGATATGAAGTACAAGCATCTAATGTCGCTGATCTATTTATAGATGGCAATAAGATGATTGTCTATAATAAAGGTAGATCAAAACAATCAAGCGAAGAATATCATGCCGGAAGATCTTATCCATATGAAAAAATTCCGTTAATAATTTTAGTAAATCGCGGTTCTGCATCAGCGAGCGAAATTGTATCCGGCGCTGTGCAGGATTGGGATAGAGGTTTAATTGTTGGTGAAACAACTTTTGGAAAAGGTCTTGTGCAAACACCAATACAATTAAAAGACGGCTCTGCAGTTAGAATAACAATTGCAAAATATTTTACACCTTCGGGAAGACAAATTCAGAGAGATTATAAAGACAAGAATAAATACTATGAAGAGGTAATGGATAGACAAGAAACTGAAGGAGATAATGTTGATCACAAAACAGAAAAGGATTCTACTAAACCAAAATTTAAGACTAAGAACGGACGTACTGTATACGGCGGCGGCGGTATCACTCCGGATTATATTGTAGAACCCGGTACAGTTTCCAATTATTCCGCAGAGTTAAGAAAGAATAATGTTTACTATCAATTTGTAAGAAAATTTCTTGATAAAGACGGCACAGTACTCAGAGAAAAATACTCCAGTGATCTTAGAAAGTTCGAAAATGAATTTCAGATCAGTAATGAACAGATGCAAAGTTTTGTTAAGTATGCGGAATCACTAAAAGTGAAATATGATGCTAAAGGTTATGAAGAGGATAAAGAAAATATTAGACAAAGATTAAAAGCATTTATTGCGCGTGATCTCTTTAAGAATAACGGCTGGTATTTAACTTTGTTAAAATCAGATCATCAATTTCAGAAAGCAGCTTCATTATTCGACGAAGCTGAGAAGTTAAGCGGGTTTTCAAAGTAA
- the lysS gene encoding lysine--tRNA ligase, whose amino-acid sequence MNQELDPNALIQRRHDELRELLSKGIQPFAYSFEVDNYSESIKNNFEKYENKDVKVAGRIMAIRRMGKASFAHIQDKDGKLQIYLKKDDVGESYEVFKLLDIGDIVGVEGFVFKTRTGEISVHSKSFTLLSKSLRPLPIPKETTDESGNKVVHDQFADKEMRYRQRYLDLILNPEVKSVFKTRSKVVTEIRKYLDENGLVEVETPILQPLYGGATARPFSTHHNALDIDLYLRIADELYLKRLIVGGFDGVYEISKDFRNEGMDKTHNPEFTMLELYVAYKDYFWMMSFVENMVSNIAKNVFNTTEFEIEGNKINFNPPWKRISMVDELKVKVGIDVLLASNEELIKLLKTKNVEMEGGENKGKLIDLLFEVTIQSTLIQPTFVTDYPVELSPLAKKHRSRKGLVERFEGFVLGREICNAFTELNDPIDQRTRFEDQAKMKEAGDEEAHQIDEDFVRALEYAMPPTAGLGVGIDRLIMLLTNQPSIRDVILFPQMRPQK is encoded by the coding sequence ATAAATCAAGAATTAGATCCTAATGCGCTCATACAACGAAGACATGACGAGTTGAGAGAATTGCTGTCAAAAGGTATTCAGCCGTTTGCTTACAGTTTTGAAGTTGATAATTATTCGGAAAGCATCAAAAACAATTTTGAAAAGTATGAGAACAAAGATGTTAAAGTTGCCGGAAGAATTATGGCTATACGCAGAATGGGAAAAGCATCTTTCGCACACATTCAGGATAAAGACGGTAAGCTTCAGATCTATTTAAAGAAAGACGACGTTGGAGAATCTTACGAAGTATTTAAGCTTCTTGATATTGGCGACATAGTTGGAGTAGAAGGATTTGTTTTTAAAACAAGGACCGGAGAAATTTCGGTTCATTCTAAGTCGTTTACTCTTCTGTCAAAATCATTGAGACCGCTTCCAATTCCGAAAGAGACAACTGATGAAAGCGGAAATAAAGTTGTGCATGATCAGTTTGCTGATAAAGAAATGCGTTACCGCCAGCGTTATCTGGATTTAATTTTAAATCCGGAAGTTAAATCGGTTTTTAAAACACGATCGAAAGTTGTAACCGAGATTAGAAAATATTTAGATGAAAACGGATTAGTTGAAGTTGAAACGCCGATACTACAGCCGTTATACGGAGGCGCTACAGCCCGTCCATTTTCTACTCACCACAATGCTCTTGATATAGACCTATATCTTAGAATTGCAGATGAACTTTATTTGAAACGCTTGATCGTTGGAGGATTTGACGGAGTTTATGAGATATCAAAAGACTTCCGCAATGAAGGAATGGATAAAACGCATAATCCGGAATTCACAATGCTTGAGCTGTACGTTGCATACAAAGATTATTTCTGGATGATGTCGTTCGTAGAAAATATGGTTTCTAATATTGCTAAAAATGTTTTTAACACAACAGAATTTGAAATTGAAGGAAACAAAATCAATTTCAATCCACCGTGGAAAAGAATTTCCATGGTTGATGAATTAAAAGTAAAAGTTGGTATTGATGTTCTTCTAGCATCAAATGAAGAGTTGATAAAATTATTGAAAACAAAAAATGTTGAAATGGAAGGCGGAGAAAACAAAGGTAAATTGATTGATCTTCTTTTCGAAGTAACAATTCAATCGACATTAATTCAACCAACTTTTGTAACAGATTATCCCGTAGAACTTTCACCACTTGCAAAAAAACACAGATCGAGAAAAGGACTTGTTGAAAGATTTGAAGGATTTGTTCTCGGTCGTGAAATATGTAATGCGTTCACAGAATTAAACGATCCGATTGATCAGCGAACCAGATTTGAAGATCAAGCAAAAATGAAAGAAGCCGGTGATGAAGAAGCTCATCAGATTGATGAAGATTTTGTGCGTGCACTTGAATATGCAATGCCGCCAACCGCCGGACTTGGAGTTGGGATTGACCGATTAATTATGCTTCTAACAAATCAACCATCCATCCGCGATGTGATTTTATTCCCACAAATGCGTCCCCAAAAGTAA
- a CDS encoding segregation/condensation protein A, giving the protein MYKISLQDFEGPLDLLLFFLRRDELDIYDIPISKITKEFMEYLHLLEQLDLEVAGDFILMAATLMQIKVRMLLPKEIDEKGEEVDPRAELVRALLEYKRYKEMSEELSYMEANQRKYNYRSNFDEDPKQTTTDYGVLLKNITIYDLIKAFKKVLLDKPAEPVHQIKKWNITIDEQMDYISAKLGENNQIGFLELMIDLREKIKIVVTFIAMLEMVKAGKIGLRASNKLNDFIIYGLANG; this is encoded by the coding sequence GTGTATAAAATAAGTTTACAAGATTTTGAAGGTCCGCTTGATCTGCTTCTTTTCTTTCTTCGAAGAGATGAATTGGATATTTATGATATACCAATCTCAAAGATTACGAAAGAGTTTATGGAATATCTGCATCTTCTCGAACAACTCGATCTTGAAGTCGCCGGTGATTTTATTTTGATGGCTGCTACGCTGATGCAGATTAAAGTTAGAATGCTGCTGCCCAAAGAAATTGATGAGAAAGGGGAAGAAGTTGATCCGCGTGCTGAATTGGTTAGAGCGCTTCTTGAGTACAAAAGATATAAAGAGATGTCGGAAGAACTTTCTTATATGGAAGCGAACCAGAGAAAATATAATTACCGCAGTAATTTTGATGAAGATCCGAAACAAACGACAACAGATTACGGTGTTCTTCTTAAGAATATTACAATTTATGATTTGATAAAAGCATTCAAAAAAGTTTTACTTGATAAACCTGCTGAACCGGTTCATCAAATTAAAAAGTGGAATATAACGATTGACGAGCAGATGGATTATATTTCCGCAAAACTCGGAGAAAATAATCAAATTGGTTTTCTTGAATTAATGATTGATCTGCGTGAAAAAATTAAAATTGTAGTTACTTTTATTGCAATGCTGGAAATGGTTAAAGCAGGTAAGATTGGTTTGCGTGCATCAAATAAACTAAATGATTTTATCATTTATGGATTAGCAAATGGATAA
- the dacB gene encoding D-alanyl-D-alanine carboxypeptidase/D-alanyl-D-alanine-endopeptidase — protein MINTVSKIFLVLLVFTSILFSQQKDSLNEKKSGQSLNSLLELRDQLDDYFNDKNFSDAVWGVMIKSLKTGEVIYKRNADKLFIPASNMKLFTGAAAIILLGSDFTYETNFYVNGDIEKGLLKGDLIIQGSGDPTISNRFYEGSRTKIFEDWADSLKARGIWAITGNIYGDDSYFDNVGLGKGWTLDYESSWFEAPSGALSFDDNSIEIKIDPSEINYPAKISIIPDTKFVQLAPKVITVDENSEQSVSVRRLRGTNLISVTGNIKKDSKPISEHVSITDPTMFFLTVLKEVLEQKGIIIKGRIGGIDSAEKNIPSDDLTPIFTHRSVPLKMILKELNKNSNNFYAEQILKTIGLEIYNFGTIENGVKACNDFFNTMGINPENMVMADGSGLSRLNLVTPRQIVNLLSYMNKSDEFLQFYESLPIAGVDGTLIDRMKKTSAENNVRAKAGYNNNVSALSGYLKTVSGEQLVFSMLVNNYLVPPALANYIEDNVCHRLVNFIRN, from the coding sequence ATGATAAATACGGTAAGTAAAATATTTCTTGTTCTGCTCGTCTTCACCTCAATTCTATTCTCACAGCAGAAAGATTCATTAAATGAAAAGAAGAGCGGACAAAGTTTAAATTCTCTCTTAGAATTACGTGATCAACTTGATGATTATTTCAACGATAAGAATTTCAGCGATGCTGTTTGGGGTGTAATGATAAAATCTTTGAAGACAGGAGAGGTAATTTACAAACGGAACGCCGATAAACTTTTTATTCCTGCTTCTAACATGAAATTATTTACAGGCGCTGCTGCAATAATTCTGCTCGGTTCCGATTTCACTTATGAAACAAATTTTTACGTGAACGGAGATATCGAAAAAGGTTTACTTAAAGGAGATTTGATCATACAAGGTTCTGGAGATCCTACAATATCAAACCGGTTTTATGAAGGTTCGCGGACAAAAATTTTTGAAGATTGGGCTGACTCGCTTAAAGCAAGAGGTATCTGGGCAATAACAGGAAATATTTACGGCGATGATTCTTACTTCGATAATGTAGGACTCGGAAAAGGTTGGACGCTTGATTACGAATCAAGCTGGTTCGAAGCTCCGAGCGGCGCTTTAAGTTTTGACGATAACAGTATTGAAATAAAGATTGATCCAAGCGAAATTAATTATCCGGCAAAAATTTCTATTATTCCGGATACTAAATTTGTTCAGCTTGCGCCAAAAGTAATTACTGTTGATGAGAATTCGGAACAATCTGTTTCCGTTCGCAGACTGCGCGGGACAAATCTAATTAGTGTAACCGGCAATATTAAAAAAGATTCCAAACCGATTAGCGAGCATGTTTCAATAACTGATCCTACAATGTTCTTCCTAACAGTTCTTAAAGAAGTGTTAGAACAAAAGGGAATTATTATAAAAGGAAGGATTGGCGGAATTGACAGTGCAGAAAAAAATATTCCATCCGATGATCTTACTCCGATCTTTACACACAGATCTGTTCCGTTAAAAATGATCCTTAAAGAATTAAATAAGAACAGCAATAATTTTTATGCAGAACAGATTCTCAAAACAATTGGTCTTGAGATTTACAATTTCGGTACAATAGAAAACGGAGTTAAAGCGTGCAATGATTTTTTTAATACGATGGGAATTAATCCGGAGAATATGGTAATGGCAGACGGCTCAGGTTTATCAAGATTAAATTTGGTAACGCCAAGGCAGATTGTAAATCTTTTATCATACATGAATAAGAGCGATGAGTTCTTACAATTTTATGAATCATTACCGATAGCAGGAGTTGATGGGACATTAATTGACAGAATGAAAAAAACTTCTGCTGAAAACAACGTTAGAGCTAAAGCCGGATACAACAATAATGTCTCCGCACTTTCTGGTTATTTAAAAACAGTTTCCGGCGAGCAGCTTGTTTTTTCTATGCTGGTCAATAATTATTTAGTTCCGCCGGCACTTGCAAATTATATAGAGGATAATGTTTGTCACCGTCTCGTAAATTTTATTAGAAATTAA
- the scpB gene encoding SMC-Scp complex subunit ScpB, whose product MDNIYNSVIEALIFASDDPLTPLEIINAIKEIDGSDSEITEDDIEKTVDELNIKYDQNGIAFTILKIAHGYIHATKPDHAKYVGYLSTEKTKRRLSPASLETLAMIAYKQPLTKPELESIRGVNSDYTLNTLLEKNLVTIAGRAETVGRPLLYVTTDEFLKYFGLKQISDLPKPREIEEIMKDEDFLEQKRRIMMSGLEEKAEEEELQSELERDSEIESELEEDNENTIE is encoded by the coding sequence ATGGATAATATTTACAACTCGGTTATTGAAGCATTGATCTTTGCTTCAGATGATCCGTTGACTCCGCTTGAAATTATTAATGCGATCAAAGAAATTGACGGATCGGATAGTGAAATCACTGAAGATGATATAGAAAAAACCGTTGATGAGTTAAATATAAAATATGATCAGAACGGAATTGCATTTACAATTTTGAAGATCGCACACGGTTATATCCACGCAACAAAACCGGACCATGCAAAGTATGTTGGATATCTCTCAACAGAAAAAACAAAAAGAAGATTAAGTCCCGCTTCACTTGAAACGCTTGCAATGATAGCGTACAAACAGCCGCTTACTAAACCGGAATTGGAATCAATACGCGGTGTGAATTCGGATTATACTCTCAATACTTTATTGGAAAAAAATCTTGTTACTATTGCCGGAAGAGCAGAGACTGTCGGCCGTCCTCTTCTTTATGTAACTACCGATGAATTTTTAAAATATTTTGGATTGAAACAGATAAGCGATTTGCCAAAACCGCGTGAGATTGAAGAGATAATGAAAGATGAAGATTTCCTTGAACAGAAACGAAGAATAATGATGAGCGGTTTGGAAGAAAAAGCTGAAGAAGAAGAATTACAGTCTGAGCTTGAGCGAGACAGCGAAATAGAATCAGAATTAGAAGAAGATAATGAAAATACGATTGAATAG
- a CDS encoding pseudouridine synthase: protein MKIRLNRFLSECGIASRRKSEEFILEGRVQVNGKTVIDLAFFLDPETDQIALDGEKIKPQKKVYFLLNKPKAIITSTDDDKGRKTVLDLIDTNQKIFPVGRLDYDTTGVLLLTNDGDFTNFLTHPSNHVPREYKVTLNKPLQEEDKLKLLKGISLDRRRSRFEAIKFVSQNRYDKLVVTTVEGRNHFVKNMFLALGYFVDDLDRESFGGFTVKGIPKGGYRKLSQPEIKNIYDKYGK, encoded by the coding sequence ATGAAAATACGATTGAATAGGTTTCTCTCCGAGTGCGGGATTGCATCAAGAAGAAAATCCGAAGAGTTTATTCTAGAAGGCAGAGTTCAGGTAAACGGAAAAACTGTTATTGATCTTGCTTTCTTTCTTGATCCTGAGACTGATCAAATTGCCTTAGACGGAGAAAAAATAAAACCGCAGAAGAAAGTTTATTTCCTTTTGAACAAGCCGAAAGCAATTATCACTTCAACGGATGATGATAAAGGAAGAAAGACCGTTCTTGATCTTATAGATACAAACCAAAAAATTTTTCCCGTGGGAAGATTGGATTACGACACAACCGGCGTTCTTCTTTTAACTAACGACGGCGATTTTACAAATTTTCTTACTCATCCGAGCAATCATGTTCCGCGGGAATACAAAGTAACTTTGAATAAACCGCTTCAAGAAGAAGATAAACTTAAGCTGCTCAAAGGAATTTCTCTTGATAGAAGAAGAAGCCGTTTTGAAGCAATTAAATTTGTCTCACAAAACCGTTACGACAAATTGGTTGTAACAACAGTTGAAGGAAGAAATCATTTTGTAAAAAATATGTTTCTTGCGCTCGGATATTTTGTAGATGATTTAGACCGGGAAAGTTTCGGCGGATTTACAGTAAAAGGAATTCCAAAAGGCGGTTATAGAAAATTATCTCAACCAGAGATAAAAAATATTTATGATAAATACGGTAAGTAA